One genomic segment of Amycolatopsis sp. WQ 127309 includes these proteins:
- a CDS encoding DNA translocase FtsK produces the protein MAGSATRKRSTGSGAKGAAARKPRTPAKPSSGATRSTRSTRKPAARKPAPRRKTPGVFGKGVRGTWNLLARGIGTLARTVGRTRELEAEHRRDGLALGLIALAIIAAVGVWWRAAGPIGAGVEIATRTVLGAGAVTLPLVLVVIAVALMRSEPHPETRPRMVVGTIMVVLSVLGMLHIFTALPDTNDGRMYAGGIVGAFSGGLLTMGVTTWVAVPLLILALVFGILVFTGTPVREIPHRLRNWGLDEEDLAEADEGSIFATDEDDLTEADPKAARLRKPSRRRQAADANPEQLDIEAALAEMPTPIKPPKALPKPPAAEVPEKKPKKAPEPAMAVTRTVEGDYKLPPPDLLKLGDAPKSRSKANDAMIEAITGVLEQFSIDAQVTGFTRGPTVTRYEVELGPGVKVEKITALTKNIAYAVATDNVRLLAPIPGKSAVGIEVPNSDREMVRLGDVLRAPTTVKDNHPMVIGLGKDIEGHFVTANLTKMPHLLVAGSTGSGKSSFVNSMLVSLLARATPDECRMILIDPKMVELTPYEGIPHLITPIITQPKKAAAALAWLVEEMEQRYQDMQVNKVRHIDDYNKKVKSGEITAPPGSEREYRPYPYIMAIVDELADLMMTAPRDVEDAIVRITQKARAAGIHLVLATQRPSVDVVTGLIKTNVPSRLAFATSSLTDSRVILDQPGAEKLIGMGDALYLPMGAGKPVRIQGAFVGDEEISAVVNYAKEQAQPDYQDGVTAQKAGEKKEIDADIGDDLDVLIQATELIVTSQFGSTSMLQRKLRVGFAKAGRLMDLLESRGVVGPSEGSKARDVLIKPEELESVLFMIRGGDPVPADPDDE, from the coding sequence ATGGCTGGGTCGGCGACGAGGAAGCGAAGTACGGGAAGCGGCGCGAAGGGAGCAGCGGCGCGCAAGCCCCGAACTCCGGCGAAGCCGAGTTCCGGCGCTACCCGGAGCACCCGGAGCACCCGGAAGCCGGCCGCTCGCAAGCCGGCTCCTCGGCGGAAGACTCCCGGTGTCTTCGGCAAGGGTGTCCGGGGGACCTGGAACCTGCTGGCCCGGGGCATCGGGACGCTGGCCCGCACCGTCGGGCGCACCCGTGAGCTCGAGGCCGAGCACCGCCGTGACGGGCTCGCGCTCGGGCTGATCGCGCTCGCCATCATCGCCGCCGTCGGCGTCTGGTGGCGGGCCGCCGGGCCGATCGGTGCGGGTGTGGAGATCGCGACCCGGACCGTGCTGGGCGCTGGGGCCGTGACACTGCCGCTGGTGCTCGTGGTCATCGCCGTCGCCCTGATGCGGTCCGAACCGCATCCGGAGACGCGGCCGCGGATGGTCGTCGGGACCATCATGGTCGTGCTGTCCGTGCTCGGGATGCTGCACATCTTCACCGCGCTCCCGGACACCAACGACGGCCGGATGTACGCCGGCGGCATCGTCGGGGCCTTCTCCGGCGGGCTGCTCACCATGGGCGTCACCACCTGGGTCGCCGTGCCGCTGCTGATCCTCGCCCTCGTCTTCGGCATCCTCGTGTTCACCGGCACGCCCGTGCGCGAGATCCCGCACCGCCTGCGCAACTGGGGCCTCGACGAAGAAGACCTCGCCGAGGCCGACGAGGGCTCCATCTTCGCGACCGACGAAGACGACCTCACCGAGGCCGACCCGAAGGCCGCGCGGCTGCGCAAGCCGTCCCGCCGCCGTCAGGCCGCCGACGCGAACCCCGAGCAGCTCGACATCGAGGCCGCCCTCGCCGAGATGCCGACGCCGATCAAGCCGCCGAAGGCGCTGCCCAAACCGCCGGCGGCGGAGGTGCCCGAAAAGAAGCCGAAGAAGGCCCCCGAGCCCGCGATGGCGGTCACCCGGACGGTGGAAGGCGACTACAAGCTGCCGCCGCCCGATCTGCTGAAGCTCGGCGACGCGCCGAAGTCCCGCAGCAAGGCCAACGACGCCATGATCGAGGCGATCACCGGTGTCCTGGAGCAGTTCAGCATCGACGCGCAGGTCACCGGCTTCACCCGCGGCCCGACGGTCACCCGGTACGAGGTCGAGCTCGGCCCGGGCGTCAAGGTCGAGAAGATCACCGCGCTCACCAAGAACATCGCTTATGCCGTGGCCACCGACAACGTCCGGCTGCTGGCGCCGATCCCCGGCAAGTCTGCGGTCGGCATCGAGGTGCCGAACTCCGACCGCGAGATGGTCCGCCTGGGTGACGTCCTGCGCGCGCCGACCACGGTCAAGGACAACCACCCGATGGTGATCGGCCTCGGCAAGGACATCGAGGGTCACTTCGTCACCGCGAACCTGACGAAGATGCCCCACCTGCTGGTCGCCGGCTCCACCGGTTCCGGCAAGTCGAGCTTCGTCAACTCGATGCTCGTCTCGCTGCTCGCGCGGGCGACGCCGGACGAGTGCCGGATGATCCTGATCGACCCGAAGATGGTCGAGCTGACGCCGTACGAGGGCATCCCGCACCTGATCACGCCCATCATCACCCAGCCGAAGAAGGCCGCCGCCGCGCTGGCCTGGCTGGTGGAGGAGATGGAGCAGCGCTACCAGGACATGCAGGTCAACAAGGTCCGCCACATCGACGACTACAACAAGAAGGTGAAGTCCGGCGAGATCACGGCGCCGCCCGGGTCCGAGCGCGAGTACCGGCCGTACCCGTACATCATGGCGATCGTCGACGAGCTCGCCGACCTGATGATGACCGCCCCGCGCGACGTCGAGGACGCCATCGTCCGGATCACGCAGAAGGCGCGCGCCGCCGGGATCCACCTGGTCCTGGCCACGCAGCGGCCGTCGGTCGACGTCGTCACCGGCCTGATCAAGACCAACGTGCCGTCGCGGCTCGCGTTCGCGACGTCGTCGCTGACGGACTCGCGGGTCATCCTCGACCAGCCGGGCGCGGAGAAGCTGATCGGCATGGGCGACGCGCTCTACCTGCCGATGGGCGCCGGCAAGCCGGTCCGCATCCAGGGCGCGTTCGTCGGCGACGAGGAGATCTCCGCGGTCGTCAACTACGCCAAGGAGCAGGCGCAGCCGGACTACCAGGACGGCGTCACCGCGCAGAAGGCCGGCGAGAAGAAGGAGATCGACGCCGACATCGGCGACGACCTCGACGTGCTGATCCAGGCGACCGAGCTGATCGTCACCTCGCAGTTCGGCTCGACGTCGATGCTGCAGCGCAAGCTGCGGGTCGGGTTCGCCAAGGCCGGCCGCCTGATGGACCTGCTGGAGAGCCGCGGCGTGGTCGGCCCGTCGGAGGGCTCGAAGGCCCGCGACGTGCTGATCAAGCCGGAGGAGCTGGAGTCGGTCCTGTTCATGATCCGCGGCGGCGACCCGGTACCGGCCGACCCGGACGACGAGTGA
- the wrbA gene encoding NAD(P)H:quinone oxidoreductase, which yields MSTRILVVYYSATGNTAALAESLAAGAKETGAEVRVRTVPETVPPAAIATNPRWQAWVGSGPHHDLATLDDLLWADGLAVGSPTRFGGPAAQLKSYLDSTGGLWAQGKLADKVATSFTTASTAHGGLESTLLAINNVFYHWGAIVVPLGYTDPHLKESGNPYGGSFVSRKSASPDDLALGALHVQGRRLATITTHVATGLKQPE from the coding sequence GTGAGCACACGGATACTCGTCGTCTACTACAGCGCGACCGGGAACACCGCCGCCCTCGCCGAGTCCCTCGCCGCGGGGGCGAAGGAGACCGGGGCCGAGGTGCGGGTGCGGACCGTGCCGGAGACGGTGCCGCCCGCCGCGATCGCCACCAACCCCCGCTGGCAGGCCTGGGTCGGCTCCGGCCCGCACCACGACCTCGCCACGCTCGACGACCTCCTGTGGGCCGACGGCCTCGCGGTGGGCAGCCCGACCCGCTTCGGCGGCCCGGCCGCCCAGCTCAAGTCCTATTTGGACAGCACGGGTGGCTTGTGGGCGCAGGGAAAGCTCGCGGACAAGGTCGCGACGTCGTTCACAACGGCGTCGACCGCGCACGGCGGCCTCGAGTCGACGCTGCTGGCGATCAACAACGTCTTCTACCACTGGGGCGCGATCGTCGTGCCGCTCGGCTACACCGATCCGCACCTGAAGGAGTCCGGCAACCCGTACGGCGGCTCGTTCGTCTCGCGCAAGTCGGCGTCGCCGGACGACCTGGCGCTCGGCGCGCTGCACGTCCAGGGGCGGCGGCTGGCCACGATCACGACGCACGTCGCGACCGGCCTCAAGCAGCCGGAGTAA
- a CDS encoding phospholipase, translating to MRTTLRNLGATTTVAVTVGLGALLGTGTAAAVDIPTVTDQYLFHTSLSGFESTRAQKPYNGQLDWSSDGCSWSPDTPFGFQFLPGCHRHDFGYRNYKKQGRFTSANRLKIDDNLYSDLKSVCGSNVVCKGAAWTYYQAVRKFGG from the coding sequence ATGCGCACGACACTCCGGAACCTGGGGGCCACCACGACGGTGGCCGTGACTGTCGGCTTGGGGGCCCTGCTGGGCACCGGCACCGCCGCGGCCGTCGACATCCCGACGGTCACCGACCAGTACCTCTTCCACACCTCGCTGTCCGGCTTCGAGTCCACCCGGGCGCAGAAGCCCTACAACGGCCAGCTCGACTGGTCGTCCGACGGCTGCTCCTGGTCGCCGGACACCCCGTTCGGCTTCCAGTTCCTGCCGGGCTGCCACCGGCACGACTTCGGGTACCGCAACTACAAGAAGCAGGGCCGGTTCACCTCGGCGAACCGCCTGAAGATCGACGACAACCTCTACAGCGACCTGAAGAGCGTCTGCGGGTCGAACGTGGTGTGCAAGGGCGCGGCCTGGACGTACTACCAGGCCGTCCGCAAGTTCGGCGGCTGA
- a CDS encoding DMT family transporter, with product MTTELPVVAPPRVTSRARGTTLVLLAALFFSTSGTLGKSAMSAGVTPEQVAAARITLAGVVLLAGVALFAPRKLKVRREHLPVLLGYGLLGVAGVQLLYFVAAGRIPVGIAILLEFISPVLIALWVRFVRRHRLPRAVWGGIALAMAGLAMVAQVWQGVTLDVTGLLAGVGAALCSAGYFLLGERAVADIDPLGLVTWGMVLGAVAVCVVAPPWTWPVRLLDVDVEFGAWRPPVWLLLTLLVLVATVLAYVFGISSLRHLPASVASVLGLVEPVITTVAAWLLLGEELAWPQLLGAAILLAGAYVVQRNSEILTA from the coding sequence GTGACCACCGAACTGCCCGTCGTCGCGCCGCCGCGGGTCACCTCCCGCGCCCGCGGGACCACGCTCGTCCTGCTCGCCGCGCTGTTCTTCAGCACGTCGGGCACGCTGGGCAAGTCGGCGATGTCCGCCGGCGTCACCCCGGAACAGGTCGCCGCCGCGCGGATCACGCTCGCCGGGGTCGTGCTGCTCGCCGGCGTGGCGCTGTTCGCGCCGCGGAAGCTGAAGGTGCGCCGGGAGCACCTCCCGGTGCTGCTCGGGTACGGCCTGCTCGGCGTGGCCGGCGTGCAACTGCTGTACTTCGTCGCCGCCGGCCGGATCCCGGTCGGCATCGCGATCCTGCTGGAATTCATCTCGCCGGTGCTCATCGCGCTGTGGGTCCGGTTCGTGCGGCGCCACCGGCTGCCGCGGGCCGTCTGGGGCGGCATCGCCCTCGCGATGGCCGGGCTCGCGATGGTCGCGCAGGTCTGGCAGGGCGTGACGCTGGACGTCACCGGCCTGCTCGCCGGCGTCGGCGCGGCCCTCTGCTCGGCCGGGTACTTCCTGCTCGGCGAGCGCGCGGTGGCCGACATCGACCCGCTGGGCCTGGTCACCTGGGGCATGGTGCTCGGGGCGGTCGCGGTCTGCGTCGTCGCGCCGCCGTGGACGTGGCCGGTGCGCCTGCTCGACGTCGATGTCGAGTTCGGGGCCTGGCGCCCGCCCGTGTGGCTGCTGCTGACCCTGCTGGTCCTGGTGGCGACGGTGCTCGCCTACGTCTTCGGCATCTCGTCGCTGCGGCACCTGCCGGCGTCGGTGGCGAGCGTGCTCGGGCTGGTCGAACCGGTGATCACGACGGTCGCGGCGTGGCTGCTGCTCGGCGAGGAGCTCGCCTGGCCGCAGCTGCTCGGCGCGGCGATCCTGCTGGCCGGTGCCTACGTCGTGCAACGCAATTCGGAGATCCTCACGGCCTGA
- a CDS encoding 1-acyl-sn-glycerol-3-phosphate acyltransferase, which yields MFALRTDDSSRRAPAIWRTMLNIDRGLVNLVGRLTVSGRVPAQLRGRPLLMAANHIGVFDAFVLMAACKRIGINPRFMLAGGILDAPVIGPALRVSGHLRVDRKHAGTAVGQFAEAVEAMKTTREPIIVYPEGRISHDPGLWPERGKTGAARLALAAGVPVIPISQWGAHEAVYWGTETVNGPADLLPLARSGLSAPLRRPKFRVHFGDPVDLADVEPERPGAGVRAHAKIMQAITDGLVPLRTGELDRPRFHDPTRPTDTVSPWKPR from the coding sequence ATGTTCGCGCTGCGCACCGACGACTCGTCCCGCCGTGCCCCGGCCATCTGGCGGACCATGCTGAACATCGACCGCGGGCTGGTGAACCTCGTCGGGCGGCTGACCGTGTCCGGCCGGGTTCCGGCGCAGCTTCGGGGGCGGCCGTTGCTGATGGCCGCCAACCACATCGGCGTGTTCGATGCCTTCGTCCTGATGGCCGCGTGCAAGCGGATCGGGATCAACCCGCGCTTCATGCTGGCCGGCGGCATCCTCGACGCGCCCGTCATCGGGCCGGCGCTGCGGGTCAGCGGGCACCTGCGCGTGGACCGCAAGCACGCCGGCACCGCCGTCGGACAGTTCGCCGAGGCCGTCGAGGCGATGAAGACCACCCGCGAGCCGATCATCGTCTACCCCGAAGGCCGGATCAGCCACGACCCGGGCCTGTGGCCGGAGCGCGGCAAGACCGGCGCCGCCCGTCTGGCGCTGGCCGCGGGCGTCCCGGTGATCCCGATCAGCCAGTGGGGCGCGCACGAGGCCGTCTACTGGGGCACCGAGACCGTCAACGGCCCGGCCGACCTGCTCCCGCTGGCCCGCTCCGGGCTCAGCGCGCCACTGCGCCGGCCTAAGTTCCGGGTGCACTTCGGCGACCCGGTCGACCTGGCGGACGTCGAGCCGGAACGCCCCGGCGCCGGCGTGCGGGCGCACGCGAAGATCATGCAGGCGATCACCGACGGCCTGGTCCCGCTGCGCACCGGCGAGCTCGACCGGCCGCGCTTCCACGACCCGACGCGGCCGACCGACACCGTCAGTCCGTGGAAGCCCCGGTAA
- a CDS encoding CinA family protein, with amino-acid sequence MDEKALVAALRARGETVAAAESLTAGLVCATLARVPGASAVLRGGLVVYATELKTALAGVDPELLAEHGAVHPEVAAQLAVGARVRCGATWGLGLTGVAGPAAQDGVAPGTVHVGLAGPGTHTVRTLALSGDRDLIRTASVRAAFALLGEHLA; translated from the coding sequence GTGGACGAGAAGGCCCTGGTCGCGGCGCTGCGGGCCCGGGGCGAGACGGTCGCGGCCGCCGAGTCGCTGACCGCCGGGCTGGTCTGCGCCACCCTGGCCCGGGTGCCGGGGGCGAGCGCGGTCCTGCGCGGCGGCCTGGTCGTCTACGCCACCGAACTGAAGACCGCGCTGGCCGGGGTGGACCCCGAGCTGCTCGCCGAGCACGGCGCGGTGCACCCCGAGGTCGCGGCGCAGCTGGCCGTCGGCGCGCGGGTCCGCTGCGGGGCCACCTGGGGCCTCGGGCTCACCGGTGTGGCTGGGCCCGCCGCCCAGGACGGGGTCGCGCCGGGCACCGTGCACGTCGGGCTCGCCGGGCCGGGGACACACACAGTCCGTACCCTGGCCTTGAGCGGCGACCGGGACTTGATCAGGACCGCGTCGGTCCGCGCCGCGTTTGCCCTGCTCGGGGAACATCTGGCGTGA
- the rimO gene encoding 30S ribosomal protein S12 methylthiotransferase RimO, with product MPSPTTEPAATRRVSLLTLGCARNEVDSEELAGRLAAGGWELAADPEDSDVVVVNTCGFVESAKKDSVDTLLAASDTGKKVVAVGCMAERYGHELADSLPEADAVLGFDHYADLSDRLDDVVAGRKVASHTPGDRRKLLPISPVQRPAAAENVEVPGHAQHGWGPRVLRTRLDDSPVAALKIASGCDRRCSFCAIPSFRGSFVSRQPDEIVAEAMWLAEHGVKELFLVSENSTSYGKDFGRDGATALERLLPRLAEIDGIERVRVSYLQPAETRPQLVKAIATTPGVAEYFDLSFQHSSEQVLRRMRRFGSTDSFLALTEQIREYAPEAGIRTNVIVGFPGETEHDLAELERFLTGARLDAVGVFGYSDEDGTEAEGFEGKLDPQVVTERVTRISALVEELTSQRAEDRIGTFVDVLVELDDDGELTGRAAHQAPEVDGECVILDAPEKTQVGDFLRCEVVDSAGVDLIVRAAPDADR from the coding sequence GTGCCTTCTCCCACCACGGAACCTGCCGCCACCCGACGCGTCTCCCTGCTGACCCTGGGCTGCGCCCGCAACGAGGTCGACTCGGAGGAGCTGGCGGGCCGGCTGGCGGCCGGCGGCTGGGAGCTGGCGGCCGATCCGGAGGACTCCGACGTCGTGGTGGTCAACACCTGCGGCTTCGTCGAGTCGGCCAAGAAGGACTCCGTCGACACGCTGCTGGCGGCCTCCGACACGGGCAAGAAGGTCGTCGCCGTCGGCTGCATGGCCGAGCGCTACGGCCACGAGCTGGCCGACAGCCTGCCCGAGGCGGACGCCGTCCTCGGCTTCGACCACTACGCCGACCTTTCCGACCGCCTGGACGACGTCGTCGCCGGCCGCAAGGTCGCCTCGCACACCCCGGGCGACCGCCGCAAGCTGCTGCCGATCAGCCCGGTCCAGCGGCCCGCCGCGGCCGAGAACGTCGAGGTCCCGGGCCACGCGCAGCACGGCTGGGGCCCGCGGGTGCTGCGCACGCGCCTCGACGACTCCCCGGTGGCCGCGCTGAAGATCGCCTCCGGCTGTGACCGGCGCTGCTCGTTCTGCGCCATCCCGTCGTTCCGCGGCTCCTTCGTGTCGCGGCAGCCGGACGAGATCGTCGCCGAGGCCATGTGGTTGGCCGAGCACGGCGTCAAGGAACTGTTCCTGGTCAGCGAGAACTCGACGTCCTACGGCAAGGACTTCGGCCGCGACGGCGCCACCGCGCTGGAGCGGCTGCTGCCGCGCCTGGCGGAGATCGACGGCATCGAGCGCGTCCGCGTCTCCTACCTGCAGCCGGCCGAGACGCGCCCGCAGCTGGTGAAGGCCATCGCGACCACGCCGGGTGTCGCCGAGTACTTCGACCTGTCGTTCCAGCACTCCAGCGAGCAGGTGCTGCGCCGGATGCGCCGGTTCGGCTCGACCGACTCCTTCCTCGCGCTGACCGAGCAGATCCGCGAGTACGCGCCCGAGGCGGGCATCCGGACCAACGTGATCGTCGGGTTCCCCGGCGAGACCGAGCACGACCTGGCCGAGCTGGAGCGCTTCCTCACCGGCGCCCGGCTCGACGCGGTCGGCGTCTTCGGCTACTCCGACGAGGACGGCACGGAGGCCGAGGGCTTCGAGGGCAAGCTCGACCCCCAGGTGGTCACCGAGCGCGTCACGCGGATCTCGGCGCTGGTCGAGGAGCTGACCTCGCAGCGCGCGGAGGACCGGATCGGTACCTTCGTCGACGTCCTGGTCGAGCTGGACGACGACGGCGAGCTGACCGGCCGCGCCGCGCACCAGGCCCCCGAGGTCGACGGCGAGTGCGTCATCCTCGACGCCCCGGAGAAGACCCAGGTGGGTGATTTCCTCCGCTGCGAGGTCGTCGACTCGGCGGGTGTCGACCTGATCGTGCGCGCGGCACCGGACGCCGACCGGTGA
- a CDS encoding helix-turn-helix domain-containing protein: MTVLLREAIGDRLRHARTNQRRTLRDISRAARVSLGYLSEVERGQKEASSELLASICQALDLPLGELLHHVAADVSALDNVEVAPVDERIVDGAPREKVPDRGAKASAAGIEGGRLMSELIGNDLADLRVSPAPRMNTTLRTTIGQPKLASTIAA, translated from the coding sequence ATGACCGTGCTGTTGCGTGAGGCGATCGGTGATCGGCTCCGTCATGCCCGCACCAACCAGCGTCGTACGCTGCGCGACATCTCCCGCGCCGCCAGGGTCAGCCTCGGCTACCTCTCCGAGGTGGAACGCGGCCAGAAGGAGGCGTCGAGCGAGCTGCTCGCGTCCATCTGCCAGGCCCTGGACCTTCCGCTCGGCGAACTGCTGCATCACGTGGCAGCGGACGTTTCGGCCCTCGACAACGTCGAGGTCGCGCCGGTCGACGAGCGGATCGTGGACGGCGCGCCCCGGGAGAAGGTGCCCGACCGCGGTGCGAAGGCTTCGGCGGCCGGGATCGAAGGCGGCCGCCTGATGTCCGAGCTGATCGGCAACGACCTCGCGGACCTGCGGGTTTCGCCGGCGCCGCGGATGAACACCACCCTGCGCACGACGATCGGGCAGCCGAAGCTGGCCTCCACGATCGCCGCATAG
- the pgsA gene encoding CDP-diacylglycerol--glycerol-3-phosphate 3-phosphatidyltransferase — protein sequence MSALPSDAADEGLAPPAAETTAQVPEATPVPTLNLANLLTLSRLVLVPLFIAALFTGDGVDTTWRAIATGLFAVASATDQLDGWVARKYGLITDFGKIADPIADKALTGAALVGLSILGMLGWWVTIVIAVREIGVTLLRFWVIRHGVIPASRGGKAKTMAQIAAITAYLLPLPAGADPVRWALMGLALVLTVVTGVDYLVRAVRLRAAGRRVTGN from the coding sequence GTGAGTGCGCTCCCGAGCGACGCCGCGGACGAGGGCCTGGCCCCGCCGGCCGCGGAGACGACGGCGCAGGTCCCGGAGGCGACCCCGGTCCCGACCCTGAACCTCGCGAACCTCCTGACGCTCTCGCGGCTCGTGCTGGTGCCGCTGTTCATCGCGGCGCTGTTCACCGGCGACGGCGTCGACACCACCTGGCGCGCGATCGCGACCGGGCTGTTCGCCGTCGCCTCCGCGACCGACCAGCTCGACGGCTGGGTGGCCCGCAAGTACGGCCTGATCACCGACTTCGGCAAGATCGCCGACCCGATCGCGGACAAGGCGCTCACCGGCGCCGCGCTGGTCGGGCTGAGCATCCTCGGCATGCTCGGCTGGTGGGTCACGATCGTGATCGCCGTCCGCGAGATCGGCGTCACGCTGCTGCGCTTCTGGGTGATCCGCCACGGCGTGATCCCGGCCAGCCGCGGCGGCAAGGCCAAGACGATGGCCCAGATCGCCGCGATCACGGCGTACCTGCTGCCGCTGCCGGCCGGCGCCGACCCGGTGCGCTGGGCGCTGATGGGCCTGGCGCTGGTGCTGACCGTGGTCACCGGCGTCGACTACCTGGTCCGGGCGGTGCGCCTGCGCGCGGCCGGGCGCCGGGTCACCGGGAACTGA
- a CDS encoding nitroreductase family protein — MEIDHLLSTTRAVRRKLDLDRPVEAAVLKECLNLALQAPTPGNAQAWRWLVVRDQRVKDRLGGLFREVGSAYLADREAGDAATRRALASGQHLIDVIERVPVFVIPCLKGRPSGENATDAAFYGGIFPAVWNFQLALRSRGLGSTLTTYHLSREAAAAEILGVPAGFTQVGLLPVAYTTVPDFKPAARVPLAEVAYLDHWGAPLS, encoded by the coding sequence ATGGAGATCGATCACCTGCTCAGCACCACCCGCGCCGTCCGCCGCAAGCTCGACCTCGACCGCCCGGTCGAGGCGGCGGTCCTCAAGGAGTGCCTGAACCTCGCGCTGCAGGCGCCGACCCCGGGCAACGCCCAGGCGTGGCGCTGGCTCGTGGTGCGCGACCAGCGGGTGAAGGACCGGCTCGGCGGGCTGTTCCGCGAGGTCGGCTCGGCCTACCTGGCGGACCGCGAGGCGGGCGACGCCGCCACCCGGCGGGCGCTGGCGTCCGGGCAGCACCTGATCGACGTCATCGAGCGGGTGCCGGTGTTCGTCATCCCGTGTCTCAAGGGCCGCCCGAGCGGCGAGAACGCGACGGACGCGGCCTTCTACGGCGGCATCTTCCCGGCGGTCTGGAACTTCCAGCTGGCCCTGCGCTCCCGCGGCCTCGGCTCGACGCTCACGACGTACCACCTGTCCCGCGAGGCGGCGGCCGCCGAGATCCTCGGCGTCCCGGCCGGCTTCACCCAGGTCGGCCTGCTGCCGGTGGCGTACACGACGGTCCCGGACTTCAAGCCGGCCGCGCGCGTCCCGCTGGCCGAGGTCGCCTACCTGGACCACTGGGGCGCGCCGCTCAGCTGA
- a CDS encoding PspA/IM30 family protein, with amino-acid sequence MANPFVKFWKYMMAAFSSKIDEHADPKVQIQQAIEEAQRNHQALTQQAASVIGNQRQLEMKLNRQLSDVEKLQASTRQALVLADEARGKGDEQKATEFETAAESFATQLVTAEQNIEDLKTLHDQSLQAAAQAKKAVERNSQMLQQKLAERTKLLSQLEQAKMQEQVSASLNQMSQLAAPGNTPSLEEVRDKIEKRYTTALGQAELAQNSVQGRMMEVQASTTQFAGQSRLEQIRASMRGDSVAQVTDGGAAAQKPAASSADIQREIQARVQAEQGKNPA; translated from the coding sequence ATGGCCAACCCGTTCGTGAAGTTCTGGAAGTACATGATGGCGGCGTTCTCGTCGAAGATCGACGAGCACGCCGACCCGAAGGTACAGATCCAGCAGGCCATCGAGGAGGCGCAGCGCAACCACCAGGCGCTGACGCAGCAGGCCGCCTCCGTGATCGGCAACCAGCGTCAGCTGGAGATGAAGCTCAACCGGCAGCTCAGCGACGTCGAGAAGCTGCAGGCCTCGACGCGCCAGGCCCTCGTCCTCGCGGACGAGGCCCGGGGCAAGGGTGACGAGCAGAAGGCGACCGAGTTCGAGACCGCCGCGGAGAGCTTCGCGACGCAGCTCGTCACGGCCGAGCAGAACATCGAGGACCTCAAGACGCTGCACGACCAGTCGCTGCAGGCGGCGGCCCAGGCCAAGAAGGCCGTGGAGCGCAACTCGCAGATGCTGCAGCAGAAGCTGGCCGAGCGCACCAAGCTGCTCTCGCAGCTGGAGCAGGCGAAGATGCAGGAGCAGGTCTCCGCTTCGCTGAACCAGATGAGCCAGCTGGCCGCGCCGGGCAACACGCCGTCGCTGGAAGAGGTCCGCGACAAGATCGAGAAGCGCTACACCACGGCGCTGGGTCAAGCGGAACTCGCTCAGAACTCGGTCCAGGGCCGCATGATGGAGGTCCAGGCCTCCACCACGCAGTTCGCCGGGCAGTCGCGGCTCGAGCAGATCCGCGCGTCGATGCGCGGCGACTCGGTCGCCCAGGTGACCGACGGCGGCGCGGCGGCCCAGAAGCCGGCCGCCAGCTCGGCCGACATCCAGCGTGAGATCCAGGCGCGCGTGCAGGCGGAGCAGGGCAAGAACCCGGCTTGA
- a CDS encoding amino-acid N-acetyltransferase — protein sequence MTLVPSDSPRPTVRRARIADIRKIKALVDADAGRVLLEKDLVTLYEAVQEFWIAEAAGEVLGAAALHVLWEDIAELRTVVVDKAARGQGVGRLLVARLVDEARELGLRRLFVLTFETGFFAGHGFVEIDGTPVSHEVYEEMRRSHDTGVAEFLDLPYVKPNTLGNSRMLLQL from the coding sequence TTGACGCTCGTGCCGTCCGACTCGCCCCGCCCGACCGTCCGCCGTGCCCGGATCGCCGACATCCGCAAGATCAAGGCCCTGGTTGACGCGGACGCGGGCCGCGTGCTGCTGGAGAAGGACCTGGTCACCCTCTACGAGGCCGTCCAGGAGTTCTGGATCGCCGAAGCGGCGGGCGAAGTGCTCGGCGCGGCCGCCCTCCACGTCCTCTGGGAGGACATCGCCGAGCTGCGCACCGTGGTGGTCGACAAGGCCGCCCGCGGCCAGGGTGTCGGGCGGCTGCTGGTCGCCCGGCTCGTCGACGAGGCCCGTGAGCTCGGTCTCCGGCGGCTGTTCGTGCTGACCTTCGAGACCGGCTTCTTCGCCGGCCACGGTTTCGTGGAGATCGACGGCACCCCGGTGTCGCACGAGGTCTACGAGGAGATGCGGCGCTCGCACGACACCGGCGTCGCCGAGTTCCTCGACCTGCCGTATGTCAAGCCCAACACCCTGGGCAATTCACGCATGTTGCTCCAGCTCTGA